Proteins from a single region of Bacillota bacterium:
- a CDS encoding sugar ABC transporter ATP-binding protein has product MQPGDGLKKEPVLVMRGISKVFPGVQALDDVEFEVFPGEILCLVGENGAGKSTLMKVLSGVHARDSGTIIFNGREVDFKTPQQAIQSGITMIYQEFNLAPNLTVAANIFLGKELTKGRLHTIDNASMAQKTGALLSRLGVRVSPNAFVKDLSVAEQQMVEIAKALSQDAKLIIMDEPTATLTSRETEILFQTMRRLRDQGIAIVFVSHRLEEVFMIGDRIIVMRDGKRVGELIPSKSSIGDVVKLMVGRPLKEFPKQEAKISGTVLEVRYITTDRIKDVSLTLRRGEILGFAGLVGAGRTELIRAIFGIDRKITGEIYIEGRKVDIRSPKDAVASGLGLVPEDRKLQGLVLQMAVRENISLAGVERNARSFSRLNWQWERQAAREFIERLRIQTPGPEQITANLSGGNQQKVVLAKWLTLHPKVLILDEPTRGIDVGAKTEVHSLISRLAQEGLGIILISSELPEILGMSDRIMVMSNGRIVAEFSREEATQEKIMACAI; this is encoded by the coding sequence ATGCAACCGGGGGATGGACTAAAGAAAGAGCCTGTCCTCGTGATGAGAGGAATCTCGAAAGTATTTCCAGGCGTTCAGGCCCTGGATGATGTGGAGTTTGAGGTCTTTCCCGGGGAAATTCTCTGCCTGGTGGGCGAGAACGGTGCCGGCAAATCGACGTTAATGAAGGTACTATCCGGGGTGCATGCCAGGGATTCCGGCACCATTATTTTCAACGGCAGGGAAGTGGATTTTAAAACCCCGCAGCAAGCTATTCAAAGCGGAATCACCATGATATACCAGGAGTTCAATCTAGCGCCCAACCTTACCGTTGCCGCCAATATATTCCTGGGTAAGGAGCTCACGAAAGGTCGCCTTCATACCATCGATAACGCCTCCATGGCTCAAAAGACCGGGGCGCTCCTATCACGCCTGGGGGTAAGGGTTAGCCCCAATGCGTTTGTTAAAGATCTGAGCGTCGCTGAACAGCAAATGGTTGAAATAGCAAAGGCTTTATCGCAGGATGCAAAGCTCATTATCATGGATGAACCTACAGCGACCCTGACAAGCAGAGAGACAGAAATTCTGTTTCAAACGATGCGAAGGCTCAGGGACCAGGGGATCGCCATCGTTTTCGTCTCCCACCGGCTTGAGGAGGTATTCATGATAGGTGACAGGATCATCGTAATGCGCGATGGCAAACGCGTAGGAGAGTTGATCCCGTCGAAATCGAGCATAGGAGATGTCGTGAAGCTGATGGTCGGGCGTCCCCTCAAGGAATTCCCGAAACAGGAAGCCAAGATATCCGGCACCGTCCTAGAGGTGAGATATATCACAACCGACCGGATCAAAGACGTCAGCCTCACGTTGAGAAGAGGAGAGATCCTTGGGTTTGCCGGCCTCGTCGGAGCGGGGCGCACGGAGCTCATCCGCGCGATCTTTGGCATTGACCGCAAGATCACCGGCGAAATTTATATAGAGGGCCGCAAGGTAGATATCCGTTCCCCAAAGGATGCCGTAGCCTCAGGCTTGGGGCTCGTCCCTGAAGATAGAAAGTTACAAGGTCTCGTGCTCCAAATGGCTGTCCGGGAGAACATAAGCCTCGCTGGGGTCGAGAGAAATGCCCGCAGCTTTTCGCGGCTCAACTGGCAATGGGAAAGACAGGCTGCCCGGGAGTTTATTGAGAGGCTCAGGATCCAGACCCCGGGGCCCGAGCAGATAACAGCGAACCTGAGCGGCGGGAACCAACAAAAGGTCGTGCTCGCGAAATGGTTGACACTCCATCCCAAGGTCCTGATCCTCGATGAGCCAACCCGTGGGATCGACGTCGGAGCTAAAACCGAGGTGCATTCCCTGATCAGCCGACTGGCCCAGGAAGGGCTGGGCATAATTCTGATCTCATCTGAACTCCCTGAAATCCTCGGTATGAGCGATCGCATTATGGTGATGTCCAATGGACGAATAGTTGCCGAATTTTCCCGGGAAGAAGCGACGCAAGAAAAGATCATGGCCTGCGCGATCTAA
- the ychF gene encoding redox-regulated ATPase YchF, producing the protein MQIGIVGLPMAGKTTVFNLLTGMGAPAGPGADFPGNRDEGTIGMAKVPDERIDYLHNMFKPRKTTYAQIRVTDLPGLVRSAGVKGDNARGQANMFLKSIQGVDAVVHVIRAFPSPDIPHMDGSVDPVRDFDAVNMELILSDLEIVYKTLERVNGGGGGAGRGPAGPRKKIKLEPGQLEALEKCRVALEAEKPVRDASLTGEEFLLLKGFGFLTAKPLVTVINMGEEHLKTGDYPGRAELRLRAANARSPLVELSARIEAEIASLDDEDDQAAFMQDFGISEPGIRKLARACYDALGLISFFTVGEDEVKAWTIKNGTTAKAAAGKIHSDIEKGFIRAEVAGFDDLKLHGSIAALKEKGLYRLEGKDYIVADGDIISFRFNV; encoded by the coding sequence ATGCAAATCGGAATTGTGGGACTGCCGATGGCCGGTAAAACTACGGTATTTAACCTACTTACGGGAATGGGGGCGCCAGCGGGCCCGGGGGCCGATTTCCCGGGAAATAGGGACGAGGGCACTATAGGTATGGCCAAGGTGCCGGATGAGAGAATCGACTACCTGCATAATATGTTCAAACCCAGGAAAACCACGTACGCCCAGATTCGCGTAACGGACCTCCCCGGCCTCGTGCGCTCGGCTGGCGTAAAAGGGGATAACGCTCGGGGCCAGGCCAATATGTTTCTCAAATCGATCCAGGGTGTCGATGCTGTAGTTCACGTCATACGGGCTTTCCCTTCGCCAGATATTCCACACATGGATGGCAGCGTGGACCCGGTCCGGGATTTCGATGCCGTGAATATGGAGCTGATTCTATCCGACCTGGAGATAGTTTACAAGACCCTCGAACGAGTAAATGGTGGAGGGGGTGGCGCCGGGCGCGGGCCAGCTGGCCCGCGGAAAAAGATTAAGCTGGAGCCGGGCCAGCTTGAGGCGCTTGAGAAATGCCGGGTTGCGCTAGAAGCCGAAAAGCCGGTCCGGGATGCCTCACTCACCGGCGAAGAGTTTCTCTTGCTGAAGGGCTTTGGATTTCTCACGGCAAAGCCCCTCGTAACCGTAATAAATATGGGCGAGGAACATCTCAAGACGGGCGATTACCCTGGCCGGGCTGAACTCAGACTGCGGGCCGCGAACGCGAGGTCGCCGCTGGTGGAGCTCTCGGCGCGGATCGAGGCCGAGATCGCGAGCCTCGACGATGAAGACGACCAGGCCGCCTTTATGCAGGATTTCGGGATAAGTGAGCCCGGTATTAGGAAACTCGCGCGGGCCTGTTACGACGCCCTCGGACTCATATCATTCTTCACCGTGGGGGAGGATGAGGTCAAGGCATGGACGATAAAGAATGGCACGACGGCAAAAGCGGCGGCTGGCAAGATACATTCAGATATTGAAAAGGGCTTCATCAGGGCCGAGGTGGCTGGCTTCGATGACCTGAAACTCCACGGCTCCATCGCGGCGCTGAAGGAAAAAGGACTCTACCGGCTGGAGGGCAAGGATTATATCGTGGCGGACGGGGACATCATTAGCTTCCGGTTCAACGTATAA
- a CDS encoding amidohydrolase family protein: MDYRDHDYKDYNAVYNAFSEISANLETEAMRITDTHEHLRPDDFYQDIDLEKVLKNSYVDWCGVELKGSDRAARARFLEKVRVNSYFRWLLRSLQQLYGFEGEITADNWDEISARIRAAHADPGWKFKVLTEKCRIGRAILDAYWDPGSDNRHPEVFSPTFRINMFLFGYKRKAADHNGNNPFQFARRYGVEIADFESYLAFVDFAIRRAKEGGAVALKSALAYDRGLDFDYIARDRAAKVFEMDDASISPCDEKAFGDYIFHFICEKAAEYGLPLQCHTGLGKIWGSNPMNLVPVIERHPETKFVLFHGGYPWFHECGGLAHNYKNVYLDLVWLPLISPCAARMALSEWLEVAQTIDRISWGGDTWTVEECFGAVIAAKHVIAQALADKAAGGYFDMETALDVAKRLLRTNAEELYTL; encoded by the coding sequence TTGGATTATAGGGATCATGATTATAAGGATTATAACGCGGTTTATAACGCTTTCAGTGAAATAAGCGCCAATCTTGAAACTGAAGCTATGAGGATCACCGATACGCATGAGCATTTGAGGCCTGATGATTTCTACCAGGACATAGACCTTGAGAAGGTCCTGAAAAACAGCTATGTCGACTGGTGTGGAGTTGAATTGAAAGGGAGCGACCGCGCTGCGCGGGCCCGGTTTCTCGAGAAGGTGCGGGTTAATTCATACTTTCGCTGGCTCCTCCGCTCGCTCCAGCAGCTCTACGGATTCGAGGGCGAGATCACGGCGGACAACTGGGATGAAATCTCCGCCCGTATCAGGGCGGCGCATGCCGATCCTGGTTGGAAGTTCAAGGTGCTCACGGAGAAGTGCCGGATAGGACGGGCCATCCTGGATGCATACTGGGACCCGGGGAGCGATAACAGGCATCCCGAGGTTTTTTCGCCCACCTTCAGGATTAACATGTTTTTATTTGGCTATAAAAGGAAGGCCGCTGATCATAACGGCAACAATCCCTTCCAGTTTGCCCGGAGGTATGGGGTCGAGATTGCGGATTTCGAGAGCTACCTGGCTTTCGTCGACTTTGCTATCAGAAGGGCCAAGGAGGGCGGCGCTGTCGCATTGAAGTCGGCCCTGGCCTACGATAGGGGCCTGGACTTCGACTATATAGCCCGCGACAGGGCTGCGAAGGTGTTTGAAATGGATGACGCAAGCATTTCGCCTTGCGATGAGAAGGCTTTTGGTGATTATATCTTTCATTTTATCTGCGAAAAGGCCGCAGAGTATGGACTCCCGCTGCAGTGCCATACCGGCCTGGGCAAGATATGGGGTTCCAACCCGATGAACCTTGTTCCCGTGATTGAGCGCCACCCCGAAACGAAGTTTGTATTGTTCCACGGGGGTTACCCCTGGTTCCACGAGTGCGGGGGCCTCGCTCATAATTACAAAAATGTTTACCTGGATCTGGTTTGGTTGCCTCTGATCTCACCATGCGCGGCGAGAATGGCGTTAAGCGAGTGGCTGGAGGTCGCTCAGACGATAGATAGGATCTCATGGGGCGGCGATACTTGGACCGTCGAGGAGTGCTTCGGGGCGGTAATCGCTGCAAAGCATGTGATAGCTCAGGCCCTGGCAGATAAGGCGGCCGGCGGTTATTTCGACATGGAGACCGCCCTCGATGTCGCTAAGAGGCTTCTTCGCACAAACGCGGAGGAGCTGTATACACTTTAG
- a CDS encoding zinc-dependent alcohol dehydrogenase family protein, protein MLAAVINKPNDLEMKEVPTPMPKPNEALVRVKACGVCGTDVHIFKGEFISPYPIIPGHELAGIVEQVGAGVTRVKPGDAVAVDPSLFCENCYFCVQNKQNHCENWNGLGNTVAGAFAEFVAVPEANLFKTTLKDLKHAAFVEPLACVIYGHERARMSIGDSVLIFGSGPIGLLHLQVALKAGASAVDVVDLKPGRLEIARSLGARNTFKGDDPDLTKALRDVEPRGYDLVIDATGVPKVVENAIQYVKNSGKLLIFGVCPPEGRISISPFEIYKRDLEIIGSFAIKKTYLAALRMMESGYIKVDPLIGGVFPLPEFPTALELMASGRADMKLIVTP, encoded by the coding sequence GTGCTGGCGGCAGTTATAAATAAACCTAACGATCTGGAAATGAAGGAAGTCCCGACTCCGATGCCCAAGCCCAATGAGGCGCTCGTGCGGGTCAAGGCGTGCGGGGTGTGCGGCACGGATGTGCATATTTTTAAGGGGGAATTCATATCCCCCTATCCCATTATCCCCGGGCACGAGCTCGCGGGCATTGTGGAGCAGGTTGGCGCCGGGGTGACGAGGGTGAAGCCCGGCGATGCCGTGGCGGTGGATCCGTCGCTATTCTGCGAGAACTGCTATTTCTGCGTTCAGAACAAACAGAATCACTGTGAGAACTGGAATGGCCTTGGAAACACCGTGGCGGGCGCCTTCGCCGAATTCGTCGCGGTCCCCGAGGCCAACCTGTTTAAAACCACGCTCAAGGACTTAAAACATGCCGCCTTTGTGGAGCCGCTCGCCTGCGTGATCTATGGCCACGAGAGGGCGCGGATGTCCATAGGGGATTCGGTTTTGATATTTGGTTCCGGGCCTATAGGCCTGCTGCACTTGCAGGTGGCCCTCAAGGCAGGGGCCTCGGCGGTAGACGTTGTGGACCTGAAGCCCGGCAGGCTCGAGATCGCGAGATCGCTTGGTGCGCGCAACACCTTCAAGGGGGATGATCCTGATCTCACAAAGGCCCTGCGGGATGTGGAGCCCCGTGGTTACGATCTCGTTATCGATGCCACCGGCGTGCCCAAGGTGGTTGAGAACGCTATTCAGTACGTTAAGAATAGCGGCAAGCTGTTGATCTTTGGAGTCTGCCCTCCGGAGGGAAGGATAAGCATAAGCCCCTTTGAGATCTACAAGCGAGATCTCGAGATAATAGGCTCCTTTGCCATCAAGAAGACATACCTGGCCGCCCTGCGCATGATGGAGAGCGGGTACATCAAGGTTGACCCGCTCATTGGCGGCGTATTCCCGCTGCCTGAGTTCCCGACGGCTCTGGAGCTCATGGCGAGCGGCCGGGCCGACATGAAGCTCATTGTGACTCCATAG